TCGCCCTCTCCGCTCGCCTCGTGGAAAGCGCGGATCATCGCGATGTTCGCCCAGATCGCCGCCGATCCGCCCTGCGTGTGGAGGGAGACCTCGTCCATGCCGGAGATCTCGGCGAGCATCCGCTCCAGCTGCCAGACGATCTCGAGCACGCCCTGCGCATCTGCCGGGTCCTGATGAGGGTGCATCGCGGTGAGCTGCGGCGTGTTCGCAAGTTGGTCGTTGATCTTCGGCGCGTACTTCATGGTGCACGTCCCCTGGCCGATGTCGACGTTGAAGTCGGCGCCGAGGTTCTCCTGCGACAGGCGCAGGTAGTGCTTGAGCACACGCATCTGGCCCATCTCGGGGAGCTTCGGCTTCGCGGCCCGACGCAGGGAGGACGGCAGCGCGGCGACCACATCCCCCACCGCCGCGCGCACGCCGGGCTCCACCTGTGAGACCAGCACACCGCGTTCGCCGGGAGTGGTCAGCTCGAAGATGATCGGCTCGTCCCAGCGAGCCTGTTGGAAGCGGCGCAGCGCGGGCTTGGGGGCGACGGGGAGGCTCATCGGTTCTGCTCCTTCGCAGCGAGATCGGAGGCCGTGACGTCAGCGAGCGCGCCCGCCAGAGTGTCGATGTCGGCCTGGGAGGTGAGTTCGGTGACGCAGACGAGCAGGCGGTGCTCGCCCACGACCACGCCGGGTTCGATGCCGCGGGCGCGGAGCGTCGCGACGACCGCGTCCGCCGTGACCTCGCTGAACGTCACGGTGAATTCGCGGAGGTGCACGGCGTCGTCGTCGAGCGAGACGCCAGGAACCGCGGCGAGCGCCTGCTGGGCGTATCGGGTGCGGGCGAGCAGCACCTCGCCGAGCTCCGCCATGCCGGCGGGACCCATCAGCGCCAGGTAGACCCCGGCGGCGATGCCCCAGAGGGCGGCGGCCGTGCCGACCCATTCCTTCCCCTCCTCGCGATGCGCGAACGAGGTGCGGTCGTACGCGACGTCGCCGAAGCCGTACTCGCCGGGAACGTCGGTGGTCGCGAGCCCGAACAGTCGCGACGGCATCTCCATCACGAACCGCGGGTCGTCGTGGACGGCGATGAACCCGCCGTGGGCGCCGCCGAACCACTGGTGCAGGCCGAGGGACTGGATGTCACCGGTGACGATGTCCGCTCCCGAGACGGCGGGCGGGGCGAGGACGCCGTAGCCGATGGGGTCGGTGCCGACCACGAGCACGGCGCCCACCGCGTGCGCCGCGTCCGCGATGTCCTGCAGCGCGGCTTCCACGGCGCCGGTGGCGCTGGGCGTCTCGACCCAGACCGCGGCCACGTCATCGCCCAGCGCGGCGCGGATCGCATCGACGTCGGCGGTGCCGCCGACGGTCGGCAGGTGCTCGAGCGTGAGGTGGGCACGGACGTAGTCGTGCACCTTCGCGAGCTTCGCAGGGAGCACATCGCTCACGACCAGCACCCGTCCGCGGCCGGTGAGGCGCCCCGACATGGTGAGGCCGGTCGCGGTCGCCTGGTAGCCGTCGTAGGTCGGCACGTTCACGACGTCCATCTCGAGCAGCTCGGCCATCAGCGACTGGTACTGGAACAGCGCCTGGAAGCGGCCGTGGTCCTCATAGGGCTCGCCCGCGTAGGCGGTCAGGAACTCGCTGCGTCCGATGACCTCGTCGACGACCGCCGGTACGTAGTGGTGGTAGGTGCCGGCGCCGAGGAAGCTCAGCCGCTCGTGCGTCGAGCGGTTCCTGGCGAGCAGTGCGCGCACGTGGCGGGCGAGGTCCTGTTCCGCGACGAACGGGGCGGGCAGATCGAGCGGCCGCCCGAGCCGGAGGCCGGCCGGGATGTCGGCGTAGAACTCGTCGACCGACGCGGCGCCCACGGCGGCGAGCATCGCCGCACGGGACTCGGGCGCGGTGTTGGGGATGTACGGATGCACGAACGGGGCGGTCATGCGTCCTCCTTCACAGGGATCAGGGTGGCAAAGGGGATGGACTCGGCGCGGGGCGCGGCGAGCACGGCGACGCCGTACCGATCGAGCTCCAGTCGGTCCGTATGACGCAGACCGGTGAGCAGGTCGACTCCCGGGGTCGGGATCTCGAACGTCACGGGTGCGCGTCCGTGGTTGAGGTAGAAGGTGTAGTCCGTGGTGTCGTCGGCGCGGGTGACCGCCTCGACCTCGACATCGGTGTGCTCCCTGGCGGGGACGCCGGCCGTGCGCAGCACGTCGCGGAACACCGGAAGCAGACCTGCGGCGTCGAACATCGCGCTGACGTACCAGGCGGATCCCCGGCCTTCCGCGCGATGGGTCACGGCGGGCAGACCGTCGAGCTCGCCACCGGCATAGCGGCCGCGCACCTCCACGTCGTCAGCCGTTTCGAGCCACTCGCTCCACGACGGCACCGTCAGGATCTCGCCGGCGTAGTCGATGCTCTCGGTCAGCCCGTCGGCGATCGGCCACTGCTCGTCGACCTCGATGCCCAGAAGATCGCGCAGCGGCCCGGGTGCTCCGCCGTCGTGCACCTTCTCGGTCGCATCCACCACTCCCGAGAACGGTCCGACGACGAGGTGTCCTCCGCGCTCCACGAAGGAGCGCAACGCGTCGGCCTGCGGCTGTTCGACGATGTAGAGGTTCGGCACCACGATCACGTCGTACGCGTCGAACGGCCCCGTGGCGCGAACCGCATCCACCGGCTGGCCGAGGGTGTACAGCGCGCGGTGCCAGGCCCGGGCCTGCTGCGCCCACTGCAGTCTCTGCGAGGGCAGCGACTCCACGGCGCTGGTCCCCCACCACGAGTCCCAGTCCACGACCAGCGCCACGCGCGAGCGCACCCGGGTGCCGCGCACCGGCTCGAGCCTCTTCAGTTCATTGCCCAGCTCCTTGGTCTCCCGGAAGCTGCGCGAGCGCTCCCCCCGGTGACCGAGCATCGAGGAGTGGAACTTCTCCTGGCCGTACTTGGCCTGGCGCCACTGGAAGAACATGACGGCATCCGAGCCGTGGGCGACCGCCTGCAGACTCTCGATGCGGATCTTGCCCGGCGCCTTGGGCACGTTCACGTCGCGCCAGCTGGTCGCGCTCGCCGAGGATTCCAGCAGCAGCCAGGGCTGTCCGCCCTTGAGCGAGCGCATGAGGCCGTAGTTGAGGGCGGCTCCGACATGCGAGGTCGGGTCGGCGGGTTCCGGGTAGGCGTCGTCGGTCACGACATCTTCGATCGCGGCGAAGTCCCAGTAGTCCAGGTCGCGGAACATGCTCATGAAGTTCGTGGTGACCGCGATGTCGGGCGTGACCTCCCGCAGCACGTCGATCTCCACCTGGAACAGCTCCCGCAGGGCGTCGGACGAGAACCGCTCGAAGTCCAACAGCTGGGTCGGGTTGATCGGGCCCGGCGCCTTCTTCGGCGTCTCGATGTGCTCCCAGGAGGTGTAGCGCTGACCCCAGACGTTCACGCCCCAGGCCTCGTTCAGCCCGTCGAGGTCTCCATAGCGATCCTGCAGCCAGCGGCGGAAATGCCTGGCCGACTCGGGGCACCAGCAGCGTGAGGTGTGATCGCCGTACTCGTTCGAGATGTGCCACATCGCGAGGCCGGGGTGCTTCCCGTAGCGCTCCGCCATCGCGCGGGCCATGCGGGCGACGTTCTCACGCCAGATCGGCGACGAGGGGCAGTAGGTCTGACGGGAGCCGAACTCGAGCCGGTGCCCGTCGGAATCCCACGGCACCATCTCGGGATGGGCCCGCAGCAGCCAGGACGGCGGGGTCGCAGTGGCGGTGGCGAGGTCGATCGCGATGCCGGCGTCCCACAGCAGATCGAGGATGCGGTCGAGCCACGCCCAGTCGTAGACGCCGGGCTCGGGTTCGAGCTGAGGCCAGCTGAAGACCGGCAGGCTCACCATGTTCACGCCGGCCTCGCGCATGAGGCGGATGTCTTCGTGCCACGTCTCTTCCGACCACTGGTCGGGGTTGTAGTCGCCGCCGTACGCGAGGGCGTCGAGGCGGACGCGTCGGGCGGGCTGGTCGCCACCGGGTGCGGGCACGAAGCCTCCTCTCTGAGTCATGACCGGCTGATCCGGCGGTGCACTGGTGCGAATCCGCGATCAGCTGTATTCTGTATACAACACACTAGGACGTCGCCCGAGGCCCGTCAACCCATAGGCTGACGGGCAGGCGGCAGAAGAGGGGACGCATGGCGATCGAACGCAAGAACCTGCGCTCGCAGGTTCGGCAGGAGTTGCTGACCCGTATGCGCGCCGGACTCGTGCAGCCCGGCGAAGGCATCAACGAGGTCCAGCTCGCCACCGAACTCGGCGTGAGCCGCACCCCCCTGCGTGAAGCGCTCATCGCCCTCGAGTCCGAGGGCCAGATCGAGAGCGAGAACGGCAAGGGCTTCCGCTTCGTCCCGCTCAGCGCGTCCGAGTTCCGCGACCTCGCGCCGGTCATGGCTGCACTCGAGAGCCTGGCGCTCGAGCTGAGCCCGCCCGAGGAACTGCGCGTGATCGGGATCCGACTCAAGGAGATGGCCGAAGCCTTCGCCGACGAGCTCGTGGAGCACCAGCTGGTCATCACCAAGGACGACGAGTGGCACAGCGTGATGCTGTCCGCCTGCCCGAACACCCGGCTCCTGGCCGTGATCGACAACGTGCGCAGTTCGTTCCACCGCTACGAGTCCCTGCTGGTCCCCGAAGACGTCAAGGTCGAACGCGTCGCCGCCGAGCACGCCGAGATCGCCCGCCACCTCGCCGACGGCGACATCCCCGGCGCCGTCGACGCCCTCAAGCTCAACTGGATGCACGGCATGCAGCGCATCCTCGACAACGCCACGAGCTCGTACTTCACCGCCTGACGCCGCTCCGGTCGCACTTTCTGCCGGCAAAAGGGCCGAATAGCGGGAGAAAGCGCGACCCGAACGGATGCTGCGCGTGCTCACCGCGAGAGCGTCACGGCGAGGTCGACGAACAGCGCGGCCGACCAGCCGAAGGCGGTCGTGGCCGTGCGGGCCTTCTTACCCGTGTGCGGATTGAAGTACTCGTGCGGGCCCCCGCCGTGGATCACCAGCGCCACGGTCTGCTCCCGCAGTTCCCGCGCTCTCTCCGGGTACCCGGATGCCTCCAGCCCCTCGGCGACGAGCATGCTCGTGTTCACCCAGACCGGTCCGCGCCACATGCGCTCGTCCGAGTAGTCGGGGTCGGAGGCCGCGACCGTGGGCAGCCCCCACGGGAGAGCGAAGCGTTCGGGGTCGTCGACGGCCGCCCGCAGCGTCTCGGCGACGGCAGGCGGCAACGTGCCCGTGAGCAGCGGCATCAGCCCCACGACCGTGTCGCTGAGCTGCGGCTCCCCACCGCCGAATGCGAGGAAGCGTCCCCGCTCGGGATCCCACATGCGCAGCAGCAGCTCCTGTGAGGTCTCGGCCCGCTGCTCGAAGCGCGACACGTCGGCCCCGGGCTCGTACCGGCGCAGGAGGTCGGCGATCTCGCGATCCTGTCGCACCAGATACGCCCCGAGGTCGGGTGCGGCGGTCGGCAGGGGGCCATCGAAGATCGGGCTGTCATCGAGGCCGGAGGAGTAGGGGTGCCCGTACTCCGGCATCCCGTCGTGGTCGAGGTCGCTGCCGGCGAACCACCAGTCCTGCGAGCGGACGATCCGGGCCAGTTGCCGGCGCGCGTAGTCGGGCGCATCCTCGACGTCGAGCACCTTGCGCAGCGCCCAGGCGGCGAGCGGAGGCTTCGTCAGCGGCACGGGTGCGCTCGGGTCGGCGATCTGCGACCCGGCACGGCGCAGGTTGGCGCGGTCGCTCTCGGGCAGATCGTCGCTGGTCGCCAGCACCCCGAGCTCGTGCACGACGTCGGGCAGCTGCCCGTCGGGCTGCGGGAACCGGAAGGCGATGTCGAGCTGCTCGCGAGCGAGCTCGGGGTCGCCGTGGCGCAGACCGACCGCGATGAAGTACGCATCCCACTGCCAGAGACCGACGTAGCCGATCTTCGACGGCACGATGGCCCTGGCATCGCCCAGCGACGGCAGCTCGACGATGTTCGCCCCGAGCACCCACCAGCAGAAGGCGGCCATCTCCTGCAGATCGTCGCGCACGCGCGGGCACTTCGCGAACCACTCGGTCCAGATCGCCTCGGTCGCGGCCAGGGCAGCCGAGTGGTCGCCGTGCACGACCGCGACGGTGCGATCAGCGGCGACGTGCAGCCCGAGGCCCCGATCGAGCGGATGCTCCTCGAGGCCGCCGTCCGGACGCCGGAGCCGCACCCGCGATCCCGGAGCTCCGCCGAGGCTGAGTGTGGAGGGATCAGCGAAGGTCAGGGTCACCGCGCCGCCGCCGAAACTCACCCGCGCGGGATGCACGTCGGTCACCGGGAGCACCTCGCCCCCGGCACCGATCACGATCAGCGCATCGAGCACCCGGCACTCCGACAGCCGCCGCTCGTACTCCGAGGTGTGCACGCGCACGCCCTCGCCGTCGTCGGCGCGGAACACGAGCACGCGCGAGCGCGGGAGCGTGAAGGGAGCGGACACCAGGTCGAGGTGACGCCCGGCGAGGGCGGCGAGATCCGCCATCATCGGCCCCCGAGTCCCGATGCGGCCATGCTGTTGAGGATCTTGCGCTGACCGATCACGAACACGATGAGCATCGGTACGGTCGCGATCGCGGACGCCGCCATCACGAGCCCGTAGTTGATGGAGCCGAACTGCCCCTGGAACGAGGTCAGCAGCAGCGGGACCGTGAACAGGTCCGGCGTGTTCAACAGCACCAACGGGAACAGGAACGCGTTCCAGACGCTGAGGGCGGTGATGATGCTGAGCGCGGCGAGGCCGGGCTTCAGGTTCGGCAGCACGATGCTCCAGAAGATGCGCCAGCGCCCGGCGCCGTCCACCAGCGCGGCTTCCTCCAGCTCGCGCGGCAGAGCGAGGACGAACTGCCGCATCAGGAATACGGCGAAGGGGTTCGCGATCATCCCGGGCACGATCAGTGCGAGATGCGAATCCACCCAGCCGAGCTGCGACATCAGGAGGTAGAAGGGGATGAGGGTGACCTGCGCCGGGATCATCTGCGTCGCGAGGAACACGATGAAGATCACCTTGCTGCCCCGGAACCGGATACGGGCGAACGCGTACCCGGCCATCGACGCGGTGATCAGGGTGCCGACCACCACCAGCACGGCGATGTACGCACTGTTCAGGTAGGCCTGCCCGAACGGAACGGCGTTCCACGCGTTCACGTAGTTGTCGACGGTCCAGGGGTTCGGCAGGAAATCCAGCGGGTTCTTCAACAGCTGCGGGAGGGTCTTGAACGACGTCAGCAGCATCCAGATGAACGGGAACACCATCGAGATACCGCCGACCACGAGGAGCACGTGCAGCACGGTGGAGCCGAGACGTCGGCGGGCGCGTCCGGCCCCTGGTCCCCCTCGGCCCCGCTGCCGGTATCCGGGAGCGGTGAGGGCGACGGTCGAATCGGTCGCGGGGGCGGCGGGGTCGCTGAGGGGTGTGGTCTGGAGGGTCATGCCGGGTCATCCTCGTAGTGGACGAACTTCTTCTGCGCACCGAACTGGATCGCCGTGATGACGAGGGTGAGCACGAGCAGGATGATGCTGGCCGCACTGGATAGCCCGAACTCGAATCGCCCGAAGCCGAGGTCGAAGATGTGATAGACGATGGTGCGGGTCGCGTTGTCGGGTCCGCCGCCGGAGACCAGCACGTAGACCGTGTCGAAGGTCTGCAGCGACGAGATGAACGCGATCACCGAGGAGAAGAACACGATCGGCGAGAGCAGCGGGAGCCGGATGCTGGTGAACAGCCGTACGGCACCGGCGCCGTCGATGCGGGCGGCTTCGATCACCGAGGGCGAGATGTTCTGCAGCCCGGCCAGGAAGATCACGACGTTCAGGCCCATCGACGACCAGATCGTCACGATGCAGACGGCGAGGAGCGCGAGCTTGGGATCCTGCAGCCAATCCGGGGGCGTGATTCCGAACACCTTCGAGATCGTGGTCGAGAGCAGGCCGTCCGCACGGAACATCTGCTGCCAGATCATGGCGACGGCGACGGTCGAGGTGACCACCGGGGCGAAGAACAGGATCAGGTAGAGCGTGCGGGTCTTGAGCTTCTCGAGTGCGACGGCGACGATGACCGCGAGCGTGAGGCCGATCGGCACGGTGATGATCGCGATCAGCAGGGTGTTGATGATCGCACGGGCGAGCAGCGGATCCTGCAGCTGATCGGCGAAGTTCGCCAGCCCCACCCAGGTGAGCTCGCCCAGGCCGTCCCACTCGGCGAAGGCCAGCACCAGGCTGGCGGCGAACGGCAGCACGACGAACAGCGCCATGCCGAGCAGCTGCGGAGCGACGAAGACGTAGCCCCAGGCCCGATCCCGCCGACGCCAGGCGGCCTCCCGACGCAGGGGCGGGACGGATGCCGCAGGCGTGGCCTGCGGCATCCGTCCGTTCTCGGTGAGCGTGGTCACTCCTACTTCTCCGACCGATCCTCGACCACGCCGGCGATCGTGTCGAGCG
Above is a window of Microbacterium aurugineum DNA encoding:
- the gcvPA gene encoding aminomethyl-transferring glycine dehydrogenase subunit GcvPA, which produces MTAPFVHPYIPNTAPESRAAMLAAVGAASVDEFYADIPAGLRLGRPLDLPAPFVAEQDLARHVRALLARNRSTHERLSFLGAGTYHHYVPAVVDEVIGRSEFLTAYAGEPYEDHGRFQALFQYQSLMAELLEMDVVNVPTYDGYQATATGLTMSGRLTGRGRVLVVSDVLPAKLAKVHDYVRAHLTLEHLPTVGGTADVDAIRAALGDDVAAVWVETPSATGAVEAALQDIADAAHAVGAVLVVGTDPIGYGVLAPPAVSGADIVTGDIQSLGLHQWFGGAHGGFIAVHDDPRFVMEMPSRLFGLATTDVPGEYGFGDVAYDRTSFAHREEGKEWVGTAAALWGIAAGVYLALMGPAGMAELGEVLLARTRYAQQALAAVPGVSLDDDAVHLREFTVTFSEVTADAVVATLRARGIEPGVVVGEHRLLVCVTELTSQADIDTLAGALADVTASDLAAKEQNR
- a CDS encoding beta-galactosidase — translated: MTQRGGFVPAPGGDQPARRVRLDALAYGGDYNPDQWSEETWHEDIRLMREAGVNMVSLPVFSWPQLEPEPGVYDWAWLDRILDLLWDAGIAIDLATATATPPSWLLRAHPEMVPWDSDGHRLEFGSRQTYCPSSPIWRENVARMARAMAERYGKHPGLAMWHISNEYGDHTSRCWCPESARHFRRWLQDRYGDLDGLNEAWGVNVWGQRYTSWEHIETPKKAPGPINPTQLLDFERFSSDALRELFQVEIDVLREVTPDIAVTTNFMSMFRDLDYWDFAAIEDVVTDDAYPEPADPTSHVGAALNYGLMRSLKGGQPWLLLESSASATSWRDVNVPKAPGKIRIESLQAVAHGSDAVMFFQWRQAKYGQEKFHSSMLGHRGERSRSFRETKELGNELKRLEPVRGTRVRSRVALVVDWDSWWGTSAVESLPSQRLQWAQQARAWHRALYTLGQPVDAVRATGPFDAYDVIVVPNLYIVEQPQADALRSFVERGGHLVVGPFSGVVDATEKVHDGGAPGPLRDLLGIEVDEQWPIADGLTESIDYAGEILTVPSWSEWLETADDVEVRGRYAGGELDGLPAVTHRAEGRGSAWYVSAMFDAAGLLPVFRDVLRTAGVPAREHTDVEVEAVTRADDTTDYTFYLNHGRAPVTFEIPTPGVDLLTGLRHTDRLELDRYGVAVLAAPRAESIPFATLIPVKEDA
- a CDS encoding GntR family transcriptional regulator, which gives rise to MAIERKNLRSQVRQELLTRMRAGLVQPGEGINEVQLATELGVSRTPLREALIALESEGQIESENGKGFRFVPLSASEFRDLAPVMAALESLALELSPPEELRVIGIRLKEMAEAFADELVEHQLVITKDDEWHSVMLSACPNTRLLAVIDNVRSSFHRYESLLVPEDVKVERVAAEHAEIARHLADGDIPGAVDALKLNWMHGMQRILDNATSSYFTA
- a CDS encoding amylo-alpha-1,6-glucosidase, with amino-acid sequence MMADLAALAGRHLDLVSAPFTLPRSRVLVFRADDGEGVRVHTSEYERRLSECRVLDALIVIGAGGEVLPVTDVHPARVSFGGGAVTLTFADPSTLSLGGAPGSRVRLRRPDGGLEEHPLDRGLGLHVAADRTVAVVHGDHSAALAATEAIWTEWFAKCPRVRDDLQEMAAFCWWVLGANIVELPSLGDARAIVPSKIGYVGLWQWDAYFIAVGLRHGDPELAREQLDIAFRFPQPDGQLPDVVHELGVLATSDDLPESDRANLRRAGSQIADPSAPVPLTKPPLAAWALRKVLDVEDAPDYARRQLARIVRSQDWWFAGSDLDHDGMPEYGHPYSSGLDDSPIFDGPLPTAAPDLGAYLVRQDREIADLLRRYEPGADVSRFEQRAETSQELLLRMWDPERGRFLAFGGGEPQLSDTVVGLMPLLTGTLPPAVAETLRAAVDDPERFALPWGLPTVAASDPDYSDERMWRGPVWVNTSMLVAEGLEASGYPERARELREQTVALVIHGGGPHEYFNPHTGKKARTATTAFGWSAALFVDLAVTLSR
- a CDS encoding carbohydrate ABC transporter permease; translated protein: MTLQTTPLSDPAAPATDSTVALTAPGYRQRGRGGPGAGRARRRLGSTVLHVLLVVGGISMVFPFIWMLLTSFKTLPQLLKNPLDFLPNPWTVDNYVNAWNAVPFGQAYLNSAYIAVLVVVGTLITASMAGYAFARIRFRGSKVIFIVFLATQMIPAQVTLIPFYLLMSQLGWVDSHLALIVPGMIANPFAVFLMRQFVLALPRELEEAALVDGAGRWRIFWSIVLPNLKPGLAALSIITALSVWNAFLFPLVLLNTPDLFTVPLLLTSFQGQFGSINYGLVMAASAIATVPMLIVFVIGQRKILNSMAASGLGGR
- a CDS encoding carbohydrate ABC transporter permease: MTTLTENGRMPQATPAASVPPLRREAAWRRRDRAWGYVFVAPQLLGMALFVVLPFAASLVLAFAEWDGLGELTWVGLANFADQLQDPLLARAIINTLLIAIITVPIGLTLAVIVAVALEKLKTRTLYLILFFAPVVTSTVAVAMIWQQMFRADGLLSTTISKVFGITPPDWLQDPKLALLAVCIVTIWSSMGLNVVIFLAGLQNISPSVIEAARIDGAGAVRLFTSIRLPLLSPIVFFSSVIAFISSLQTFDTVYVLVSGGGPDNATRTIVYHIFDLGFGRFEFGLSSAASIILLVLTLVITAIQFGAQKKFVHYEDDPA